A DNA window from Mus pahari chromosome 13, PAHARI_EIJ_v1.1, whole genome shotgun sequence contains the following coding sequences:
- the Med28 gene encoding mediator of RNA polymerase II transcription subunit 28: MAASLGGMFTGQPPGPPPPPPGLPGQASLLQAAPGAPRPSNSTLVDELESSFEACFASLVSQDYVNGTDQEEIRTGVDQCIQKFLDIARQTECFFLQKRLQLSVQKPDQVIKEDVSELRSELQRKDALVQKHLTKLRHWQQVLEDINVQHKKPADMPQGSLAFLEQASANIPAPLKQT; this comes from the exons ATGGCGGCGTCCCTGGGAGGGATGTTCACCGGGCAACCTCCAGgtcctccgccgccgccgcccgggcTCCCAGGCCAGGCGTCGCTTCTGCAAGCAGCCCCCGGGGCCCCGAGACCATCTAACAGCACTTTGGTGGACGAGTTGGAGTCATCCTTCGAG GCTTGCTTTGCTTCCCTTGTGAGTCAGGATTATGTCAATGGGACTGATCAGGAAGAAATTCGAACTG gtgtTGATCAGTGTATCCAGAAGTTTTTGGACATTGCAAGACAGACAGAATGTTTTTTCTTACAAAAAAGGTTGCAGTTATCTGTCCAGAAACCAGATCAAGTTATCAAAGAG GATGTCTCAGAACTAAGGAGTGAACTGCAGCGGAAGGATGCGCTGGTCCAGAAGCACTTGACAAAGCTGAGGCATTGGCAGCAGGTGCTGGAGGACATCAATGTGCAGCACAAGAAGCCAGCTGATATGCCTCAGGGGTCCTTGGCCTTCCTCGAGCAGGCGTCTGCCAACATTCCTGCACCTCTGAAGCAGACCTAA